Proteins found in one Cucumis sativus cultivar 9930 unplaced genomic scaffold, Cucumber_9930_V3 scaffold119, whole genome shotgun sequence genomic segment:
- the LOC116405571 gene encoding pentatricopeptide repeat-containing protein At5g08510-like produces the protein MNQLKQIHAYSLRNGLDHTKFLIEKLLQLPDLPYACTLFDQIPKPSVYLYNKFIQTFSSIGHPHRCWLLYCQMCSQGLHANCLMKCVEIYHLEFVDCGLCKVRHMEAALELFNKMPVRNVISWTALISGYAQNGKYAKALEMFIGLENEKGTKPNEVSIASVLPACSQLGALDIGKRIEAYARNNGFFKNAYVSNAVLELHARCGNIEEAQQVFDEIGSKRNLCSWNTMIMGLAVHGRCIDALQLYDQMLIRKMRPDDVTFVGLLLACTHGGMVAEGRQLFESMESKFQVAPKLEHYGCLVDLLGRAGELQEAYNLIQNMPMAPDSVIWGTLLGACSFHGNVELGEVAAESLFKLEPWNPGNYVILSNIYALAGDWSGVARLRKMMKGGHITKRAGYSYIEVGDGIHEFIVEDRSHLKSGEIYALLHKIYDIIKLHKHVHHDPNEDEELLYSS, from the exons ATGAACCAATTGAAGCAAATTCATGCTTATAGCCTCAGAAACGGCCTAGATCACACAAAGTTCCTCATTGAAAAGCTTCTGCAGTTACCAGATCTTCCGTATGCTTGCACCCTGTTTGACCAAATTCCTAAGCCATCTGTTTATCTCTACAACAAGTTCATTCaaacattttcttcaattggtCACCCCCACCGATGCTGGTTGCTTTACTGTCAGATGTGTTCCCAAG GTCTGCACGCCaactgtttgatgaaatgtgtCGAGATATACCACCTGGAATTCGTTGATTGCGGGTTATGCAAGGTCCGGCATATGGAGGCTGCGTTAGAATTGTTCAACAAAATGCCGGTGAGAAATGTGATTTCCTGGACAGCTTTGATATCTGGGTATGCACAAAATGGGAAGTATGCGAAGGCCTTGGAGATGTTTATAGGATTGGAAAATGAGAAAGGCACTAAGCCAAATGAGGTGTCCATAGCAAGTGTTCTTCCTGCCTGTTCTCAGCTTGGGGCATTGGATATTGGGAAGAGGATTGAAGCATATGCAAGAAATAATGGATTTTTCAAAAACGCATATGTGAGCAATGCGGTGCTGGAATTGCATGCTAGGTGTGGGAACATCGAGGAAGCGCAGCAAGTTTTTGATGAGATTGGAAGCAAAAGAAATTTGTGCTCGTGGAATACCATGATAATGGGATTGGCTGTGCATGGAAGATGTATTGATGCTCTTCAGCTTTATGATCAAATGTTG ATACGGAAAATGAGACCGGACGACGTGACATTTGTAGGGCTTCTCTTGGCTTGCACACACGGAGGCATGGTTGCAGAAGGCCGACAACTCTTTGAATCAATGGAGAGTAAGTTTCAAGTTGCTCCCAAATTAGAGCACTATGGCTGCTTGGTAGATTTATTAGGGAGAGCTGGAGAGCTGCAGGAAGCTTACAATCTCATTCAAAACATGCCAATGGCTCCTGACTCTGTTATATGGGGAACGCTTTTGGGAGCTTGTAGCTTCCATGGAAATGTTGAATTGGGTGAAGTAGCAGCTGAGTCCCTCTTCAAGCTTGAGCCATGGAACCCTGGAAATTATGTCATTCTTTCTAACATTTACGCGTTGGCAGGTGATTGGTCTGGAGTTGCAAGATTAAGGAAGATGATGAAAGGAGGACATATTACAAAGAGAGCAGGATATAGTTATATTGAAGTGGGAGATGGGATTCATGAGTTCATTGTAGAAGATAGATCACATTTGAAGAGTGGTGAAATATATGCTTTActtcataaaatttatgacATTATTAAACTTCATAAGCATGTACATCATGATCCAAACGAAGATGAAGAACTACTCTATTCTTCGTAA